AAGCTGCTCGTTATGCTCTTATGAAGACGATAATTGCATGATTGGCCCGACGTGAAATTGAAATGCGGCCGCGCGAGCCACTGCCAGGCAGCCAATCGCCATTTTGCCAGCCTGTAATGAACACCAGGAGCCAATAACACACCTGCTCCTCTCAACCGCTCCAATTCACGGACATCATGGCCGCCTCGTCATCCAAGTTACGTTACCTGCTAATTGCTGACAGACTGATCTTTTTTCGCATTTGGACGCTTTGTCCACATGAATCACTTCATTTCTCTCTGCTGTTAAATGTTGGCAGTCAAAAACCTCCTCCGGTGTTGCTGTTTTTCAGCTCGTCTGTCACAGCAATTTCAAAGGAAATTAGCTGTTGAATTCTCAcaaatttgagagaaaaaaaaaacaggcactgCCGAGATTGTGGCCAaaagtaaaattatttttatgaaaacacacatttatcttgtgaaatataaaacacatgttgaaatgttttataaGAGTAAATACTTTgggaaaaatatacattttttaggtGAGGATGATTTGACTCGGTCTCAGGCCGGATTTAATGTTGCTTGTCACGGGTCAAATGAACCAGTCATCAAAGTCTCAAATCTATTGATGGAGACTGACATGCGCTCGTGTGATTCCAATCTTCATGTCACTTTTCAAGAGGAGACATCAAAAACGACAAAGTGTTGGCAGGCGAGTGAGCGTCGGCCGGGGGGGGGAGGGCGTGAAGGAGGCGTTCCCCCGCCCCCGCAGGCGGCCATGATGACAAGCATCAATCACAGTCATCTTCGATTGACTCGTGGCGGGAAGTCCGCGCTAATGATGATTTCATCGTAAGCCTCTCGTCAACTCCTCGGATCGCTAACTCTCGTGTACGTAATGATGCTCGACATGAGCCGGATCAATCCGTCGTGTTTTAACTATAAAACTGTGTTTCTTTTAATTGAATTGTTCGAGTGTGGATTCATTGTTGTGTCGGTTTTGAGAACAAAAGCAACGGAGCCTGTGCAACATTGATCCGAAGATCCATAAACAAGTGGCGAGCGGTCACGTTCTTCCGAGTCGCCGCCGGCGCTTGCCAATGGTCCGCTCTTGGCGCTGACAGTTTGCCAATCTGGCCGCCGTGTCTGTGACCCATCGCCAAGCCCTGAGACACGCTGGCAAAAGATTCTGTTTATTTAGCAGCACCAACACTTCCCACGGATTTTTCACTTGGGGTTTCATCAGTCTGGAGACTGTCAGTCACGTAACTCCCACAATGGAGAGTAAAACTCGATAATCGTTCGTCCGTCAATCCAAGAAATCTAGTCATCTCGAGTCCAGatatatttcaaaatgtttccaatttagaaatgccttttcttcttcatccaATACCGGAAAACTTTACAACTTTCTCTGAGAAATTAAGTTGCTTAAGAACTTAAGAGTCCCTCTTGCTTGATCCTCGGATCGCTATCGCTACTACTCCGGAGGCTTGATTGTAGCTTGACTCAGGAGGCAATTATGTTGTAATCTCGCTCCTCTGTAGGTTCATTTTGTGTGGCGGTTACACCGCTTATCTGCAGTGATGAATTTACTCAGGGTTAGAGAAGGGAAAAATCAATGGCGGGAAAGGAGGAAGcgcaacaaatgaaatgaacctaTTCGGTAGAAGTCAGACTCTTTCGTGCTGGGTGAAATGTGCAAGGCCccaggggagtgggggggtggggggggcgggtcaAGGAGAGATGTGTAATGGAACTCCGGTGACATATCAGCCAGGGATACAATTGATTATGTTCTATACCAATACTCAGCGTGGACTGCTGGAATATAGACGTTTGGATCCTTGAACTCTGTGCTCCCGCTGCCACTTTCACTGACGTACCTGAACTTTGGTGTCCATATCAAATATGAGTTgagctcataaaaaaaaaagtctcaaggcgCCATGCCCAAAATGAGACAGAAAGTCTTCCATTTCAGTTTGACATGGCCATTTTAGAGTTCCGTTGCCCATTCTCAGCCGTCTTTCAAAGACTTTTCTTGTCCAAGAGGTGTACAGTTCTTCacaaatttgaacattttctaCTCATCCAAATACtaaattgtgatttatttattttattttatttttttatgtcagaCTCAAAACTCAAGTCGCGCTCTTCTCAAAGTCTTAAGTGTCATCAATGCTCCATATCTTGATATGTTCCTGCAGGTCTTCATTCAGACCTGGAACCATCATCCCTGGACATCAAAATTGCGGAGAGTCCCAGGAGCTCGGCCATGCTGACGCCTGTGTCGGATGTGTCGGCCGGTGAGCTGGCGGCGCTCTCCCCGCTGCAGGTCTCGCCACCCTCGCAGCTCTCCGAGGGGGCTTCCGACTCTGGTGGCCCAGAGGCAACGGATGCCGCCGACGCTGCGGAGGCTCAAGCCGGCTTGAATGGCCGGGCAGACACATCCGGCGCCGACGGAGAGGCACAGACGGACGAGGATGGCAAGAAGAGCAAAGCTCATCTCCACTGTGCCGTCTGCAAAGTGACGATGAACTCCAGCTCACAGCTGGAAGCCCACAACAGCGGTACGGACTTGAAATCACGATCGTAACATTTTCTCTGCCGTTATTGTCGTTGAAGCGATCTGTTTGTGTCCATGTTTTGCCCGTCAGGTACGAAGCACAAGTTGATGCTGGAGGGTCAGACCGTGCTGCCGCGTCGGCGCGGCAGGATGGCGGCGGCCCGCGCCAGCTATAAGAGCAAGAGGCTGGCTAGCAAAGGCAGCCTGAGCGTGTCCAACAAGAGCTTCCAATGCGAACTGTGCGAGATCTTTGTCAACTCCGAGACGCAACTCACCCAGGTGAGACACAAACGCATTAGCCCAAGCGAGATTAACATGTGAGTGTCCAACATAAGTGTTCTCAGCGCGGGATGTGAAAAGTTGTCATCACGTGTCGACATACTGGAAGCTAAAAAAATAGATTGAGTTCCTTTAGCACTGTTAAATCCCAACAGaggtttgaaacccaaactcttattttgaaaccctaGGCTTTGTTTGGTACCTGAAAGCAGGCTTGAAAGCTCTAATTTGAATCTTGAAAGCCTACTGATGAAATCCCAATCTTGCTTTGAAACTCTAATCCAGGCTTTaagccaaatttgaaaccctagccCTGAGGTGAACCTCGTTTTGAAATGCTAAATCTTGTTCGAAAGActaatttgaaacccgaacCACTGAAATAATAAAAGACTTGGGCAAACGTGTCTGCTTCTGTACAAACTGTGGCCTATAATTAGCTCACCTCTGGacccttcatcatcatcatcatcatcatcatcaacatcatcatgaCAATGATGATGCCTCAGGCAGAATAATGACAACACAACTGTGTGTCCTATTTGTGTGTAAAGCAATTTGTAGCAGCGCCATGTGACACGCCGGGACACACCTGTGATGTGTGCACTTCGACTAAATGAGACCAGCCGGCACCTTCATTTCGGCGACAGCActgtcattttgtgcacaaaatgatgcGCATATGATGCGAGTGAGCATCATTGCCGCCGCATTCGCGCCTTTCATTTCATGCAAGCATGCTGGAAATGTCACGTCGTCAATTCATATGTTAACACGATGACATGATACACATGCACAGGAATATATTGAAAATATTACCGATAAAGTCATTAAAATAGCAAATATAATATACCGTTCCACAATATTGTCAAACAGTGTTGCGCTTCCTACTGGAAGTAATTGAACAAGGTGATGTTAGGGGAGCAGATGctgatgattgtttgttttgtttttttctcagcaCATGAACAGCAGACGGCACAAGGATCGAATGGCAGGAAAACCACCCAAGCCCAAATTTACCCCACACAGCAAGAGCCAGCAGACCAGTTTAGCGGTGAGCATCACGGaccctgcgtgcgtgcgtgtttgattACAAAAGCAGCtatacacatttaaaatgatttaagGAAGGAGGGAATACGGAATAAAAGAAGGATACAAGTGTACGAATTGTAGCCCCCTGTACTGACCCGAGTGCCCCCACAGAGCATGCGATGGAGCGGCTGTGCAGACACGGCTGTGTCGGCCATGAAGAAAGCTTTGGGCCACTACAGCCTCACCTCGCTCTCCTCGCAGGTCAGTTGGCCGGGGGCTCCCGTGGGATCAACAGGAAACTGAAAAGCTCACTTTTTTTGGGTCAATACCGTTCCtgtaaaaaaatgcaagaaGCTAGAAAATAATGCGGGCAAATATGGTAGTTTAAAATCTTTAAACGAAATTGTGTGAAAAATGATTAATACTGCAGCTTCGATGGATGAATGCCTCCCGGTGATCCAGAAGAAGCACCGCATTTTAACATTTGGACATTTAACTTTTCCCAAGTGCAATGATGTGAGAGTTGTTTGCTATTAGCTGACAGGCTTCGAAGTACTGTCATCATAGAGCCAAAGGGCCCCGTTTTATATCCATCGTGAGCTAAACACCATGTCAGGAAAACAAGCATGCCATCCATTGAATGACACCTTTGTGCCTTCAACAATGACAGCATTGACTTGAAGAGGCCATTCGTGTTTGGACGAATGAAGATAACATGCATGCGGTATGTGAGTGGATGTTTCAACACTTCCTTctgatgattgaacactcagattacgtgtttgtgtgtgtgtgcatgtcacaTGAAGCATCAATGGACATCTTTATCTGGTCAGCACTCAGGAATATTAAGGAcaccaaaaagaacaaacatgTCTTATTTTTGAATTGTATCTAGACAGAGAGAGACGGACAGAATTCTTTTGAGTGTGTCCCTGATGGGTTGTTGAGCGGTCGAGTGGGGGCCGCATGTTTACCGAGTATGTTTACATGTCCTCTGTGTATTGCCCTCGTGTCTTCTCCAGACCAAACTGACCTTGCAGAAGCAGCTGACCAAGAGCTTGACCACGGGCTTCCTGCCCAGCCCCCTCGCACCGCCCACCCTGTGCGCGGTGGCCGCCAACCCGCTGGCGCTGCGCCACCCGATGGCCGCCGCCTCCGCTGCCTTCATACAGACGCCCTTCCTTGGGCCCGCCCTTTTCCGGCCCGCCCCGGGGCCTCTGCGGCCTGCACACGCGCCCATTATCTTCTCCCCGTACTAATGCCCCCCTCCTTGGTGTCCCCTCTATCTGTGTGACCAAACTATGCAGTCAGCCTGTCTTAAGGAAGAGTGgcgatcccccccacccccatcgcgCCTTCTTCCTGTTCCAGTGGTCACCGGTGAGGGAGCGAGGGCCACATTGATAGCCATTAAATGGGATGAAGGGGGGCGCTTTACGGCTGTTACCGTGTCGTTTTGTAGACGAGTCTAGCTGTACGTTTAAGATAAGTTCCCTTTACTTGAGCGCTTTTCAAAGCGTGAGACCGAGAAACTCGGCACATGTATTTGAGAGGTGAGAACTTCAAAGaaggtgaaaaataaatatgtttttttatgcTAAGCTAACTTCAGCAACGCCATCAACACTGTGAGTCACAAGAACTCAAAGTTAACTTCAGCTACAGCTGTGTGGAAAAAGTATTGGTGAGGCAGAAGATTAAAGGTGGGGTGGCAGCTTGAGAGAAAATAGGTATATAAATGAAAGTATAGACTTTATTTCAAATACACTAAATTAACTTTAGCTTTAATTATATGGACAAAAGCATTggagtgtatatatacacacacgcacagctaCAGCTATATCAGCAAATTTGTGAGTCAAAGCACTTTTTTATGCTAAGCACACTCTGACATTGGCAAAACGTCTCATTTTGTTAGCTCTGACGTCAGTCTgtggttttgtattttttccccttggGGGAGATTCACTATCCCACGCTTTGAAAAGCGCTGCCTCACCTGatgccctttttaaaaacaaaaaagtttaaCCAAGACATTCACGGGTCCACATGTTGTGATCCCTTCGTGTCCTTTCGGCACCACCCGAACCGCCAGATTACTTCACCTATTGAAAAATGGACCACcgctgaagaggaggaggagggcttgATCGACAGCCGCTGCATGGCGTGTGGGAgggaacacaaaaacaaaagcacagtgtaaccatggcaaccaccaaaaaaaagcaccttaAATCTGAtttgtatatacacacaaaaaaaaaataatcaggtgATCACAAGgttgacatttaaaagcaatagCAACCAGTTTCCTCACGCCATGCACACCTGTCCATCTTTCACAATGTGGCAACTCCTCCTCTCGATGACGTATTGGAGCACATCCTATGCATTTTTCTCTCATTGTGCAATATGtatagttgtgtgtgtgcgtgcgtgcgtgcgtgtgtgtgtgtgtgagatctgTCGTGACAAAGCCAGTCTCCGCCATCTCCCGCCTCTCCTTTCACAAAAGCAGCCGGCCTCACTCTGTCTTGGAGAGGTTCAGTGAAGAAACAAATCCCATAGAGGACATATAGAGCTTTTATCAGAGTTAATATTGTTATGTGTACCATAGAAGATTAGATCATgttattgtttattattgttttttgttgttgggtggggttttttttaagtacaaggCCTTTTTAAtatggaaaaacaaagaaaaaaaagatccaaaagTGTCCCAGGCCTTCTCAGGGGTGACCGGGTTGCGACCAATCCATCCACGTTCAGGGTATCACTCGACCCATCGTCACGGCGACGACAAGCAGGACATGACGCGTAGAGAGCTTGTACCCGGTGGATTTTGGGGAAATAAAAAAGCTTCTAGAACTTCTTAAAAGCTCATCCTggatttttgtgtgcgtgtgtcagttGTTGTGTGGGGAAAATCTGAAAACACTTTAGGCCACAGAACAacagtgactttttttgggtggtgcctTCAGGGACAGCCTGATATCAGCTTTCCTCATAAAACAACCAGTTGTTTGGCATGTCTTTGGATATTTCATGTGTCTTTCCGTCAAGCTATCTTGCTGCTTTCAGGAAGAGTCAAAAATCTTAATGTCATGAAACAATTGCCGATATAATTCTGCCTTCAGGGACAGGAGGAAATCACACATTTCCCCATTTAACAACTGACTGATTCTTTCTAACGTCCTTAAATATTTAGCTAAACTATATATCTGACTACCTCTCCTGTTTCCTTCAGTGAGTGTCTGAAATCAGCGGCAGAAACAGATTTCAGACTGtccctgaaggcaacacatATATAGACAGACCAAACAGTTATGGGAATATTAAATAATCGCTTTGGGGCTATATGATTATATTTCATGCTTTGCAGGGAAACTACTTGATTTCAGATTGTCCCTGAAGGCAACACCTGAATTCAATTAAATGTATAATCATTTAACAATAGTTTGTCTGTTTTGGGTTTGATATGATTCCATATTGTCCCTGAGAGCAACACTCAGTCCCAAGTGCGTATGCGTGCGTGAGCGTGTGCGCGTGCTCGGGCATGCGTGTGACATGTGCATGTGCCTGTGTGCAGCCCTCAAGCAAGGGCCAACACTGAGGACATCTTGATGCCCTTGCCAGGCCGTATGGATCAATCATGTTATCTTCTTCCTTATCTTAACCGCTTCTACAAGAAATTATCAGGCTCTGATACTAATATTTTTATTTCGCAACTGTGGTtttcacacaaaacacaatgaaGCTAACAAATATTTAGATGATGTCAGCAGAACAATAGAACTGTCTTTTTGATATGATGTGTAGGCTATGGCTCGCCCCCACTGCTCCGGCACTGTGTGATTCTACAACAATCTTATTTTTTGAAGGTCAGCGTGGGGAAGAAGATTCTTTGGAAGAGGTAATTATTGGCTgctacagaacaaaaaaaatctttagttATCCGTTTGCTTGGAACCAGTTTCTCTGTAATTGTTATTTCTGGGCCTTCGTTTCCATAATGTCATTTTTATGGCACCGCTGTATTTTGTTAAATTCTAatatttctttttacatttgttcCTAAAACCAGCATAGATGTGATTTCATTGTatgaatatacagtaagtaAAACACAAAgtgtgaaatatatatatttttttaatgtacatgaCAGAAATGGGACATAGGAGATGAAATCACCCTCTTGGGGAGTGGGAGGTGGGGAGGTAGGTTGACTGCGCAGCGTGTAATAATATAACGCTTCATAAATGTTCCACTTGAGGTTTTCTCCTCATCTCACATTATTAACCTTTGCAGGTGGTGAGCGCGACTGCGGAACGAGAGCGTCATTTCTCACTCCGTTAACATCTGTGACCTTGTGCCATGCTCTCAACGTCCCCCGAAGGCCCTAAAACGCCTCCCGGATACTATCATTCATATTTGCTTTTGACGGGTATTGTGTTTAAATTGCTTGTGTTCGTCTATCAATCTATTTAAAATTGTGAGCTGAATGCCTGATAAAATCCTCACCTCAGGTCGAGGTTATGGTCGTGAATAAATGGTTATTTCTCTGTGAATTTGAGCAAGGTCCCCAACACTAAATTCCGTGTTGGACATTAAAGTTTCTTCACAAAAGTAGCGACGACTGTAGCTTGACGATGTACTGAGAACTAATGCTggagcgccctctgctggctaAATTAGACAACAACACGTTGACGAGCAACTTAATAGGGCTTGTCTGCTGTTGCCTTCAGGTACAGTCTGATCTGACTTCTTCGCACAACAGTGCGACTACATGCCCTTAGTTACTGTCGACCGTATTCGTTTACAGTTGTTTATATGGTTAGAGTATACAGGACACGTTTATGTAATGAAGTTGGCTGCTGCCTTCATGGACAGTCTGAAATTACACATTATTTCGCACAACCGAGCGACCATTacaaatttcctcaaacataAGTACTACATTGCATATTTATACATCCAACGAATGAAACCAATGTTGCGTCCAGCAACAGGCTGAAATTATACCATTTTGCTGTGAAATGAAGACGATTGTTTCCTTCAGTGACAGTTTTTGATACATTATTTTCTGCACAAAGCAACGGGGATTTGAAACTTTTGCCTCTACTTATGGAACAGCATGATTGCACATTGTCCCTGAAGACAACATCCAtattatttttgcaaatgtaaaaTTTGATGTGTGAGGAATGCTATTTTACACTGTCCCTGAAGAGAACACCTGGTTATCCGATCTATGGTAATTGAACAAATGAATGCCTTAAGGGACCGTGTGACATAAATATTAGGTACAAGGACAATAACCCACCCTATGGGCACAAATACTTCCATTTGTTTattgaaaatgcaaatacatGCAATCTAAAGGGATAATGATGTACTCAATTTTGAAGAAAAGTAGTGTAACAAATCTCTCCGATGACAGGTGATGCATTTGCCCGACCATCAATGTATGTATGTTACTCATACGTACAGCGCATAtgacaaagttgtattcaattcaatcaaCAGCATGTGTGCTAAGATGGCTCTGAAATGTAGGATGGCCATCAAAGTGACATTACTGACAGTCTGAACCCTAACATAAACATCgcaattagaaaaactatttgtgATAACATCATCATTATTGAATCCAAATTACAGTAAAGAAATCATCTAGATTACACAAATATGAACTACAACAGCCAGCGTGTAACTGTGTCACATTCACCTTCTGGAACAGTTCATGGTCAATTTTTGTTAAATagcacagacaaaaacaaaatatactttTCAGAAATGCTGAataataaatgtactgtatttcagtGTGTTAATGGTCGAAGTGTTGGCAGGAGCAAGTATTAAGTGGGTGTAGCCTTGCACCGGAGTTTtcattttacacttgtatgcTTGACTGTTTGTCCCGttccaaaaaaatgtccaaatgcaCACAGGCAGCTTATTTTTTCTTCCTATTTCACTCGAGCGTTACTTGTAGTTTGCCTTTAATTCAGATTTTGTCCCCAAATCGCACAACTGACTCTTGACACCCAAggcagattagattgacatggcaacacgaGGCTGACATTTGATTGGACGGAAAATAAATATCCATAACCATGTATGTAAAGCAGTGTGGCCAAGAGATATGCTAATAAATGAAGACACTGAACATTCgacaagcctcctcactgcccatctttaaaacccgcctcaaaactcacttgtattctttggcatttgactcagcatgactcggatttgttcttggttttgctgttcagtgctttctaccgtctttgttgcTTTAcggttgtatatgttagttgctccatgtacagcactttgtatgcagtgatggctgtttgaaaatgatctataaatacagttgagttgagaagagCATAGACTGTTGGGAATAAATTAACGCAGTCAAACGTAACAAGCAGAGAAGGCGCATCGTGTACTTACCACCCACCACAAGTACTTACATGAAAGCACAATTATCTGAAATGTTTAAtgtatgtgtaaaaaaataaaagaggaagAAGGATACCCCCTACCCGCCCCCCGATTCTGTACATTCCGTTTTAGCCCATCAGTCCTTTAGCCGTCCGTGGGCCCGCTGCCCTTGTTCTTGTTGCGGCTGAGCGGGAAGGTCGACTTGCTCTGCGGCTGCGTCATTTTGCTGGCCAGGTACACGAAGGGCTCGATGAGCGTACGACGGTCGGCCACCGACAGCTCCCATAGGCGTACCTTCTCGTTCTTGGCCCAGTTCTGCGCCATGTTGGCGTCCACGCGTCGCTCCTCCTGCTTGTCCAGCTTGTTGCCCAGGACCACGATGGTCACCTACGTAGCCGACACAGCATTTTTCAGCCTACTTTGTGCACTTACAGTGTGTATAACATATACTTTTAAGAGTTACGATACAATTCTTGATTCATAGAAGATTACTAGACAAACATACATGGTGatacaaaaagtgaaaatatacCTCCTTCTTATCTCTGTGCCGGTCAATGTCCTTTTTGAGGGCCTCCATGCGCTTGAAGGATTCCTTGCTGTCGATGCTGTAGACAAGCACAAAGCCGTCGGCGAAACTGTAGTAGTGGCGAGGGAACTCCATGCCGTCGCGGAGCCCCCGGGTGTCGTAGAAGCGCACCTGCTCACGGGTGCCCCGGTCGGTCTCGATGGAGCCGATGTAGATGTCCTCCAGAGTCTCCATCGGATCTGAACCTGACAGAAGATGAGTGAGACCACGCAAAGTACAGAGTGGGAAGACACATTTGCATCTTCACTTATCCTTTTTCAACAGTGTTTCGGGGTCTGAGATGTGCAGGAGCTTATCCAAACAGACTTGGAGCAAGAGATGGGGTACACCTTTAAATGGCTGTCAGCAATTGCACGGCGCAAGTATAGCCTTCTCGTTCTATTAAGCTTATTTCTAGATAATGGCCCCACTTCTGAAATGATGTCTACG
This region of Hippocampus zosterae strain Florida chromosome 17, ASM2543408v3, whole genome shotgun sequence genomic DNA includes:
- the nkiras2 gene encoding NF-kappa-B inhibitor-interacting Ras-like protein 2; protein product: MGKSCKVVVCGQAAVGKTAVLEQLLYANHVTGSDPMETLEDIYIGSIETDRGTREQVRFYDTRGLRDGMEFPRHYYSFADGFVLVYSIDSKESFKRMEALKKDIDRHRDKKEVTIVVLGNKLDKQEERRVDANMAQNWAKNEKVRLWELSVADRRTLIEPFVYLASKMTQPQSKSTFPLSRNKNKGSGPTDG
- the znf385c gene encoding zinc finger protein 385C isoform X2; protein product: MRVTHRHAATAMLIGTSGQGGPLLASLPVAGRPLQPQLDLKHLLPFRLNGSSPLSLFPNFNTMDPVQKAVINHTFGVPQPLKKKQIISCNICHLRFNSTNQAEAHYKGHKHTRKLKAIEAQKNRQRRAGEASSGGRERDRKRDRTKMSEVVAPSPVVDPSSEEGTSLHSDLEPSSLDIKIAESPRSSAMLTPVSDVSAGELAALSPLQVSPPSQLSEGASDSGGPEATDAADAAEAQAGLNGRADTSGADGEAQTDEDGKKSKAHLHCAVCKVTMNSSSQLEAHNSGTKHKLMLEGQTVLPRRRGRMAAARASYKSKRLASKGSLSVSNKSFQCELCEIFVNSETQLTQHMNSRRHKDRMAGKPPKPKFTPHSKSQQTSLASMRWSGCADTAVSAMKKALGHYSLTSLSSQTKLTLQKQLTKSLTTGFLPSPLAPPTLCAVAANPLALRHPMAAASAAFIQTPFLGPALFRPAPGPLRPAHAPIIFSPY
- the znf385c gene encoding zinc finger protein 385C isoform X1, which translates into the protein MKRPFDQSALPSSELDRSDVPVDSKDCNQATVADQPPPLGRAHRPKKERKQRIHTMCDVCNIQLNSAAQAQIHYNGKSHQRRLKQNSQGSKAAKNTGTSGQGGPLLASLPVAGRPLQPQLDLKHLLPFRLNGSSPLSLFPNFNTMDPVQKAVINHTFGVPQPLKKKQIISCNICHLRFNSTNQAEAHYKGHKHTRKLKAIEAQKNRQRRAGEASSGGRERDRKRDRTKMSEVVAPSPVVDPSSEEGTSLHSDLEPSSLDIKIAESPRSSAMLTPVSDVSAGELAALSPLQVSPPSQLSEGASDSGGPEATDAADAAEAQAGLNGRADTSGADGEAQTDEDGKKSKAHLHCAVCKVTMNSSSQLEAHNSGTKHKLMLEGQTVLPRRRGRMAAARASYKSKRLASKGSLSVSNKSFQCELCEIFVNSETQLTQHMNSRRHKDRMAGKPPKPKFTPHSKSQQTSLASMRWSGCADTAVSAMKKALGHYSLTSLSSQTKLTLQKQLTKSLTTGFLPSPLAPPTLCAVAANPLALRHPMAAASAAFIQTPFLGPALFRPAPGPLRPAHAPIIFSPY